Proteins encoded by one window of Rubrobacter indicoceani:
- the steA gene encoding putative cytokinetic ring protein SteA has product MRNGENSPPNGMNLTGRAVLGRKTKDIVARLSEETIPIIHHENLDRVTAETLVDSGVRAVVNAAGSATGTYPNLGPFILARAGVYILDRVGEAAFEGVRDGDEVELRGDSLYRGGRFVARGEHLDEETAERRLRESREAVGAALESFAKNTVEFMHVERDLLFSTFDVPQEIARRVRGRQVLIVVRGYDYRQDLIALRPYIRGERPFVIAVDGGADALLEVGCRPDLLFGDMDSVSERGMREARSVLVHAYPNGGAPGLEPLGRAGIKNVPTLRAPGLSEDIAILIAEQCGAELIVAVGTHVGLVEFLDKGRRGASSTFLTRLKVGPRLVDAKGVSKLYPTRVSPVLLIALVAAGLTAVSAVVYSSEQMADIFNLLAIRLRLLLGI; this is encoded by the coding sequence GTGAGAAACGGGGAAAACAGCCCGCCCAACGGGATGAACCTCACCGGACGAGCCGTTCTCGGACGCAAGACAAAAGACATCGTCGCCCGGCTCTCCGAGGAAACTATACCCATAATACATCACGAGAACCTTGATCGGGTAACGGCTGAGACGCTGGTCGACTCGGGGGTTCGGGCGGTTGTGAACGCGGCGGGGTCCGCGACGGGGACCTATCCGAACCTCGGGCCTTTTATACTGGCCCGGGCGGGGGTTTACATACTGGACCGGGTTGGGGAGGCGGCGTTTGAGGGGGTTCGGGACGGTGATGAGGTGGAGCTTCGGGGGGACTCTCTGTACAGGGGCGGGCGGTTTGTTGCGCGGGGGGAGCATCTCGATGAGGAGACGGCCGAGCGGCGGCTCCGGGAGAGTCGGGAGGCCGTCGGGGCCGCGCTCGAGAGCTTTGCAAAGAACACCGTCGAGTTCATGCACGTCGAGCGGGATCTGCTGTTCTCGACCTTCGACGTTCCGCAGGAGATAGCGCGGAGGGTACGGGGCAGGCAGGTTCTTATCGTGGTTCGCGGCTACGACTACCGGCAGGATCTCATCGCCCTCAGGCCGTATATCCGGGGTGAGAGGCCGTTTGTCATCGCCGTGGACGGCGGGGCCGACGCGCTTCTTGAGGTCGGCTGCAGACCGGACCTGCTCTTCGGGGACATGGACTCCGTCTCGGAGCGCGGGATGCGGGAGGCGAGGAGCGTGCTGGTACACGCCTACCCGAACGGCGGCGCGCCGGGGTTGGAGCCGCTCGGCAGAGCCGGGATAAAAAACGTCCCGACCCTGCGAGCGCCGGGGCTTTCGGAGGATATCGCGATACTCATCGCCGAGCAGTGCGGGGCGGAGCTGATAGTCGCCGTCGGGACGCACGTCGGGCTCGTCGAGTTTCTCGACAAGGGGCGGCGCGGGGCGTCTTCGACCTTTCTGACCCGGCTGAAAGTCGGGCCGAGGCTCGTGGACGCCAAGGGGGTGTCAAAGCTCTACCCGACAAGGGTTTCGCCGGTCCTGCTCATTGCGCTTGTAGCGGCGGGGCTGACCGCGGTATCGGCGGTCGTGTATTCTTCCGAGCAGATGGCCGATATCTTTAACTTACTTGCGATCAGGCTCCGGCTGCTCCTCGGGATCTAG
- the recN gene encoding DNA repair protein RecN, with protein MITKISVKNIALIESATLKLSPGLNAITGETGAGKTLLATSLQLLLGGRARSGTVRSGSGRATVEGSFILPEENRSELLFETLGDLAEELEAEEEIVLRRTVSEDGGRSRCFVNGVTVPVKALAALGERLVSYHSQREQTRLTDPNEQLAILDGFLNKKELAVRDGLAATYHEVRKLREKLDDIRSSSESRLREADFLRFQVDEIETADFSSEEFSDLTRERDRLRNVTGLREALASASEALSSETGETGGAVEAVGRAASEVESAASQDNSLSPLAGRLSGAATEIEDILYELRAYAEELEADPARLDTVEDRLAEIRALQRKYGDDVLAYLEDARAKLARLDNTGEETADLERRLEGAEKSLEDLSAKLSKARERASGVLAKKVRKNLEDLNLGSTVFKANLLPTEKAGPSGAERVEFAIQPNPGEPELPVRKYASGGELSRVMLAVRLAQESLDPGATYIFDEVDAGIGGATATAVGAKLNELGKRNQVLTITHLPQIASEASAHIIVSKGDSSGRTTTDIRTISGDERTRELARMLSGRVDEASLAHASELLVGDG; from the coding sequence TGCAACCTCCCTCCAGCTTCTGCTCGGGGGGCGCGCCCGCTCCGGGACGGTCCGCTCCGGCTCCGGTCGCGCTACGGTCGAGGGCTCTTTTATCCTCCCCGAGGAGAACCGCTCCGAACTCCTTTTTGAGACCCTCGGCGACCTCGCCGAAGAACTCGAAGCCGAGGAGGAGATAGTGCTGCGACGCACGGTCTCCGAGGACGGGGGACGCTCCCGGTGTTTCGTTAACGGCGTTACCGTCCCCGTGAAGGCCCTCGCCGCGCTCGGCGAACGCCTCGTCTCCTATCACAGCCAGCGCGAGCAGACCCGCCTCACCGACCCGAACGAACAGCTCGCCATCCTCGACGGTTTCCTGAATAAAAAGGAACTCGCCGTTCGCGACGGTCTGGCCGCCACTTACCACGAAGTCCGGAAGCTTCGCGAAAAACTCGACGATATTCGCTCCTCCTCCGAGTCGCGGCTGCGCGAAGCGGACTTTCTGAGGTTTCAGGTTGATGAAATCGAAACCGCCGACTTCTCCTCCGAAGAGTTCTCCGACCTGACCCGCGAGCGCGACCGGCTTCGCAACGTAACCGGGCTTCGCGAAGCACTCGCCTCGGCCTCCGAAGCCCTTTCTTCTGAGACCGGCGAGACGGGCGGCGCGGTCGAGGCGGTCGGACGGGCGGCCTCCGAGGTTGAGTCGGCGGCTTCTCAGGACAATTCACTCTCCCCGCTCGCCGGGCGACTCTCGGGGGCGGCGACGGAGATAGAGGACATCCTCTACGAACTGCGCGCCTACGCCGAAGAACTCGAAGCAGACCCGGCCCGCCTCGACACGGTGGAAGACCGACTTGCGGAGATTCGGGCCCTCCAGCGCAAGTACGGCGACGACGTCCTCGCCTACCTCGAAGACGCGCGCGCCAAGCTCGCCCGCCTCGACAACACGGGCGAGGAGACCGCCGACCTCGAACGCCGCCTCGAAGGCGCGGAGAAATCCCTCGAAGACCTCTCCGCGAAACTCTCCAAAGCCCGCGAACGGGCATCCGGCGTGCTGGCGAAAAAGGTGCGGAAGAACCTCGAAGATCTGAACCTCGGCTCGACGGTCTTCAAGGCGAACCTCCTCCCGACGGAGAAAGCCGGGCCTTCCGGCGCGGAGCGGGTGGAGTTTGCGATCCAGCCAAACCCCGGCGAACCGGAACTGCCGGTCAGAAAGTACGCCTCGGGCGGCGAACTCTCGCGGGTGATGCTCGCGGTCCGCCTCGCCCAGGAGTCGCTCGACCCCGGCGCGACCTACATCTTCGACGAGGTGGACGCCGGCATCGGCGGCGCCACGGCCACCGCGGTCGGGGCCAAGCTGAACGAGCTCGGAAAGCGAAACCAGGTGCTGACGATCACGCACCTGCCCCAGATCGCCTCCGAGGCCTCCGCCCACATTATCGTCTCCAAAGGCGACTCCTCGGGACGCACAACAACCGACATCCGAACCATCTCCGGCGACGAACGAACCCGCGAACTCGCCCGGATGCTCTCCGGCAGAGTAGACGAAGCCTCCCTCGCCCATGCCTCGGAACTCCTTGTCGGTGACGGGTGA